The Lacipirellula parvula genome window below encodes:
- a CDS encoding KdsC family phosphatase has product MKLAQRCAAIRLLLTDVDGVLTDGGVILDNAGVETKCFNIRDGLAIRLWQQAGGKSGIVTGRSSQIVKLRAAELEFDVVRQGVKDKLPEVQEIAASLGVKPEEIAYVGDDLPDVPAIRYAGLGIAVGDAPEEVRAAADYVTSVPGGKGAVREVVELILKNTDRWDDVIRKYMA; this is encoded by the coding sequence ATGAAGCTCGCCCAGCGCTGCGCCGCCATTCGCCTCCTGCTAACCGACGTCGACGGCGTGTTGACGGATGGCGGCGTGATTCTCGACAACGCCGGCGTCGAGACGAAGTGTTTCAACATTCGCGACGGGCTGGCGATTCGGCTGTGGCAGCAAGCCGGCGGGAAGTCGGGCATCGTCACGGGGCGGAGTTCGCAGATCGTCAAGCTACGGGCGGCGGAGTTGGAATTCGACGTCGTGCGGCAAGGGGTGAAGGACAAACTGCCTGAGGTGCAAGAAATCGCCGCGTCGCTGGGCGTGAAGCCGGAAGAGATCGCCTACGTTGGCGACGACCTGCCCGACGTGCCGGCGATTCGCTACGCGGGGCTCGGCATCGCGGTGGGCGACGCACCGGAAGAAGTTCGCGCCGCCGCTGACTACGTGACGAGCGTTCCCGGCGGCAAAGGCGCCGTCCGCGAAGTCGTGGAATTGATCCTGAAAAACACGGATCGGTGGGACGACGTGATTCGGAAATATATGGCATAA
- the carB gene encoding carbamoyl-phosphate synthase large subunit gives MPRRDDIKRILLIGSGPIVIGQACEFDYSGTQACKALREEGYEVILINSNPATIMTDPSTADRTYIEPLTWEIVEKVIEKERPDALLPTLGGQTALNLAMDLDKHGVLKKHGVEMIGANADVIDKAESRERFKAAMAKIGLGTCRGETVTTIEQARALVEQIGLPAVVRPSFTMGGSGSAIAYNRHEFDDLVLRGLDMSPTTQVLIEESIIGWKEYEMEVMRDVDDNVVIICSIENFDPMGVHTGDSITVAPAQTLSDKEYQRMRDASLAVIREIGVETGGSNIQFAINPKDGRMIVIEMNPRVSRSSALASKATGFPIAKIAAKLAVGYRLHELPNDITRETKACFEPTIDYVVTKAPRFAFEKFPEADDTLMTQMKSVGETMAIGSTFKESFQKALRGLEVGSFGFGCDGSDLWGTDEQPDEAEIRAKLARPCPQRVWHIRYAFKMGMTVKQIHELSGIDPWFLDNLSEIVETEERLREIGEWEKLPADILRTAKRFGFSDRQLAVIFKRTETEVRTRRLELGIRAVYKSVDTCAAEFEAYTPYYYSTYETEDEVPEKKPGTKRVMILGGGPNRIGQGIEFDYCCCHASFALRELGIESIMVNSNPETVSTDYDTSDLLFFEPLTVEDVLNICDRVQPDGIIVQFGGQTPLNLARALKDAGAPIIGTSVDAIEAAEDREKFSAMIERLGLKQPANGIARNMGEARAIAEKIGYPVLVRPSFVLGGRAMEICYDQSQLEKYVVAAFVVAQGQPVLIDSFLEGATEVDVDAISDGTDVIVPGIMEHIEEAGVHSGDSACAIPPYSLPGPVVKEIRDAAEALARDLKVVGLMNVQFAVKWEDSRPIVYVIEVNPRASRTVPFVAKATGMPAAKIAAKVMAGVSLKEQGETKDPVPHHVSVKESVFPFIKFAGVDIVLGPEMRSTGEVMGISERFSMAFAKSQLAAGTVLPHQGNVFVSVAEKGKPAVVDLAKRLHDIGYKILATDGTAKVLEAADVPSRRVKKISEGHPNLLDFLSDGEVALVMNTPRGKGARTDEGKIRAAAVQAGVPCLTTIEAATAAVRAMEALRVETMQVESLQDRFGK, from the coding sequence GTGCCCCGACGAGACGACATCAAACGCATCCTGCTCATTGGTTCCGGCCCGATCGTCATCGGCCAAGCGTGCGAGTTCGATTACTCCGGCACCCAGGCCTGCAAGGCGCTGCGCGAGGAGGGGTACGAGGTCATCCTCATCAACTCGAACCCGGCGACGATCATGACCGATCCGTCGACGGCCGATCGCACCTACATCGAGCCCCTCACCTGGGAAATCGTCGAGAAGGTAATCGAGAAGGAGCGTCCCGACGCGTTGCTGCCGACGCTCGGCGGGCAGACGGCGCTCAACCTGGCGATGGACCTCGACAAGCACGGCGTCCTGAAGAAGCACGGCGTCGAAATGATCGGCGCCAACGCCGACGTCATTGACAAGGCCGAGAGCCGCGAGCGGTTCAAGGCGGCGATGGCGAAGATCGGCCTCGGCACTTGCCGCGGCGAGACGGTCACCACGATCGAACAAGCGCGGGCGCTGGTCGAGCAAATCGGCCTGCCGGCGGTGGTGCGGCCGAGCTTCACGATGGGCGGCAGCGGTTCGGCGATCGCCTACAACCGGCACGAGTTCGACGACCTCGTCCTCCGCGGCCTCGACATGTCTCCCACCACCCAGGTGCTGATCGAAGAATCGATCATCGGCTGGAAGGAGTACGAGATGGAGGTGATGCGCGACGTCGACGATAACGTCGTGATCATCTGCTCGATCGAGAACTTCGATCCGATGGGCGTCCACACGGGCGACTCGATCACCGTGGCGCCGGCCCAGACGCTGTCTGACAAAGAGTACCAACGGATGCGCGACGCCTCGCTGGCGGTGATCCGTGAGATCGGCGTCGAAACGGGCGGCTCGAACATTCAGTTCGCGATCAATCCGAAAGATGGCCGGATGATCGTCATCGAGATGAACCCGCGCGTGAGCCGTTCGAGCGCCCTGGCGTCGAAGGCGACTGGCTTCCCGATCGCGAAGATTGCTGCGAAGCTCGCCGTCGGCTACCGCCTGCATGAACTGCCGAACGATATCACCCGCGAAACAAAGGCCTGCTTCGAGCCGACGATCGACTACGTCGTGACCAAGGCCCCGCGGTTTGCCTTCGAAAAATTCCCTGAAGCCGACGACACGCTGATGACGCAAATGAAAAGCGTCGGCGAAACGATGGCGATCGGTAGCACGTTTAAAGAGTCTTTCCAGAAGGCTCTGCGCGGGCTGGAGGTCGGCAGCTTCGGCTTCGGCTGCGACGGCAGCGACCTGTGGGGCACCGACGAACAGCCCGACGAAGCGGAGATTCGCGCGAAGCTCGCGCGTCCCTGCCCGCAGCGGGTGTGGCACATTCGCTACGCCTTCAAAATGGGCATGACCGTCAAGCAAATCCACGAGCTGAGCGGCATCGACCCCTGGTTCCTCGACAACCTCTCCGAGATCGTCGAAACCGAAGAACGGCTCCGCGAGATCGGCGAGTGGGAGAAGCTGCCCGCCGACATCCTGCGGACGGCCAAGCGGTTCGGCTTCTCCGACCGGCAGCTCGCCGTCATTTTCAAGCGGACTGAAACGGAAGTCCGGACGCGGCGGCTAGAGCTCGGCATTCGCGCCGTCTACAAGAGCGTCGACACCTGCGCCGCCGAGTTCGAAGCCTACACGCCCTACTACTACTCGACGTACGAAACCGAAGACGAGGTTCCGGAGAAGAAGCCCGGCACGAAGCGGGTGATGATCCTCGGCGGCGGCCCGAACCGCATCGGCCAAGGCATCGAGTTCGACTACTGCTGCTGCCACGCCAGCTTCGCGCTGCGGGAGCTGGGCATCGAGTCGATCATGGTCAACTCGAACCCCGAGACGGTTAGCACCGACTACGACACGAGCGATCTACTCTTCTTCGAGCCGCTCACCGTCGAAGATGTCCTGAACATCTGCGATCGCGTGCAGCCCGACGGGATCATCGTGCAGTTCGGCGGGCAGACGCCGCTCAACCTCGCCCGCGCGCTGAAGGACGCCGGTGCGCCGATCATCGGCACCAGCGTTGATGCGATCGAAGCGGCCGAAGACCGCGAAAAATTCTCGGCCATGATCGAACGGCTCGGCCTGAAACAACCCGCCAACGGCATCGCTCGCAACATGGGCGAGGCGCGAGCCATCGCCGAGAAGATCGGCTACCCCGTGCTCGTACGACCGAGCTTCGTGCTCGGCGGCCGCGCGATGGAAATCTGCTACGACCAATCGCAGCTCGAGAAGTACGTGGTCGCGGCGTTCGTCGTCGCTCAGGGCCAGCCGGTGCTGATCGACAGCTTCCTCGAAGGGGCGACCGAAGTCGACGTCGACGCGATCAGCGACGGCACGGACGTGATCGTCCCCGGCATCATGGAGCACATCGAAGAGGCGGGCGTCCACTCGGGCGACTCGGCCTGTGCGATTCCGCCGTACAGCCTGCCAGGCCCGGTAGTGAAGGAAATTCGCGACGCCGCCGAAGCGCTCGCCCGCGACCTGAAGGTTGTCGGCCTGATGAACGTCCAGTTCGCCGTGAAGTGGGAAGATTCAAGGCCGATTGTCTACGTGATCGAAGTGAACCCCCGCGCGAGCCGCACCGTGCCGTTCGTCGCGAAGGCGACCGGCATGCCCGCGGCGAAGATTGCCGCGAAGGTGATGGCCGGCGTCAGCCTCAAAGAGCAAGGCGAGACGAAGGATCCGGTGCCGCACCACGTCTCGGTGAAGGAGAGCGTCTTCCCGTTCATCAAGTTCGCCGGCGTCGACATCGTGCTCGGCCCCGAGATGCGGTCGACCGGCGAAGTGATGGGCATCAGCGAACGGTTCTCGATGGCGTTCGCCAAGAGCCAGCTGGCTGCAGGAACGGTGCTGCCGCACCAAGGCAACGTCTTCGTCAGCGTCGCCGAAAAGGGGAAGCCGGCCGTGGTCGACTTGGCCAAGCGGCTGCACGACATTGGCTACAAGATCCTCGCCACCGACGGCACCGCGAAGGTCCTCGAAGCGGCCGACGTGCCGTCGCGGCGGGTGAAGAAGATCAGCGAGGGGCATCCCAACCTGCTCGACTTCCTCAGCGATGGCGAAGTGGCGCTGGTGATGAACACCCCGCGCGGCAAAGGCGCCCGCACCGACGAAGGCAAGATCCGCGCTGCGGCGGTGCAAGCGGGCGTGCCGTGCCTCACGACCATCGAAGCCGCGACCGCTGCAGTCCGAGCGATGGAAGCGCTGCGCGTCGAGACGATGCAGGTCGAGTCGCTGCAGGACCGGTTTGGGAAGTAG
- a CDS encoding sigma-70 family RNA polymerase sigma factor, producing the protein MHIDYKSPLVREIRDRQRQAATREQLLQRIEAAERLMATVDLGQTYQPTQVFEHLAGAEETPAEASRKIAGRDLVHDLRLLVEDLSDVAELPADAMGEQVFTVEELARQFNVSTKTISRWRELGLVSRRLVFDGRKRVGFLRSSVDRFVRNNAERVERGAKFSQLTDEQRHEFIDQAREMASNGIGQAEIARRLAERSGRSVETIRTAIRQHDAENPELAVFPVLGGPLTEPQKQNVYEAYSRGASVDKLCSDYNRTKTTIYRVINEVRAQRIVELPLDFIDNARFARKGADNAILGPMPQTDEPSRKPRRPTGLPPYLASLYEMPLLTREQEQHLFRKYNYLKFKAARLRKELDVEQPKAPLMDEIEDLNEQAVGLKNQIAKANLRLVVSIAKRHVTPDQNFFELVSDGNVSLLRAIEKFDYSRGNKFSTYASWAIMKNFARTIPGEYRQRDRFRTSYDELFAATQEERGNPMVDERAQSDRLEKIQRILQKLDEREQQIIIGRFGLDHNREPLTLKEVGAEMGVTKERIRQIEARALTKLRLAAQEEKISIDL; encoded by the coding sequence ATGCATATCGACTATAAAAGCCCGCTCGTTCGTGAGATCCGTGATCGCCAGCGGCAAGCGGCGACGCGTGAACAACTCCTTCAACGCATCGAAGCCGCCGAACGGCTGATGGCGACTGTCGACCTCGGCCAAACCTATCAACCGACCCAGGTGTTCGAGCACCTTGCCGGCGCCGAGGAGACTCCCGCCGAAGCGAGCCGCAAAATCGCCGGCCGCGACTTGGTGCACGATCTCCGCCTGCTCGTGGAAGACCTTTCCGACGTTGCCGAACTCCCGGCCGACGCCATGGGCGAGCAAGTCTTCACCGTCGAGGAACTGGCCCGCCAGTTCAACGTCTCGACGAAGACGATCTCGCGGTGGCGCGAACTTGGTCTCGTGAGCCGTCGGCTCGTGTTCGACGGCCGGAAGCGCGTTGGTTTCCTCCGTTCGAGCGTCGACCGCTTCGTGCGGAACAACGCCGAACGCGTGGAACGGGGCGCCAAGTTCAGCCAGCTGACCGACGAGCAACGGCACGAATTTATCGATCAAGCCCGCGAAATGGCTTCGAACGGCATCGGACAGGCGGAAATCGCCCGCCGGCTCGCCGAGCGGAGCGGTCGCAGCGTCGAAACGATTCGTACCGCGATTCGCCAACACGACGCGGAAAACCCCGAATTGGCGGTTTTCCCGGTCCTCGGCGGCCCGCTCACCGAACCGCAAAAGCAGAACGTTTACGAGGCCTACAGCCGCGGAGCGTCCGTCGATAAGCTTTGCAGCGACTACAACCGGACGAAGACGACGATCTATCGGGTGATCAACGAGGTTCGCGCTCAGCGGATCGTTGAGTTGCCGCTCGATTTCATCGACAACGCCCGGTTCGCTCGCAAAGGCGCCGACAACGCGATCCTCGGCCCGATGCCTCAAACCGACGAACCCTCGCGGAAGCCGCGTCGTCCCACCGGGCTGCCCCCTTACCTGGCCAGCCTGTACGAGATGCCGTTGCTCACCCGCGAGCAAGAACAACACCTGTTCCGCAAGTACAACTATCTCAAGTTCAAGGCGGCCCGCCTGCGGAAGGAGCTCGACGTCGAGCAGCCGAAGGCCCCGCTGATGGACGAGATTGAAGACCTGAACGAACAGGCCGTAGGACTGAAGAACCAAATCGCGAAGGCAAACCTCCGGTTGGTCGTGTCGATCGCCAAGCGGCACGTCACGCCCGATCAGAACTTCTTCGAACTCGTCAGCGACGGCAACGTGTCGCTGCTGCGAGCGATCGAGAAGTTCGACTACTCGCGCGGCAACAAGTTCAGCACGTACGCCAGCTGGGCGATCATGAAGAACTTTGCCCGCACGATTCCGGGAGAGTACCGCCAACGCGATCGGTTCCGCACGAGCTACGACGAACTGTTTGCCGCTACCCAAGAGGAACGCGGCAACCCAATGGTCGACGAGCGGGCGCAATCGGACCGCCTGGAGAAGATCCAGCGGATCCTGCAGAAGCTCGACGAACGGGAACAGCAGATCATCATCGGCCGGTTCGGCCTCGATCACAACCGCGAGCCGCTGACCTTGAAAGAGGTCGGCGCCGAGATGGGCGTGACCAAGGAACGGATCCGGCAGATCGAAGCCCGTGCCTTGACGAAGCTGCGTCTGGCGGCCCAGGAAGAAAAGATCTCGATCGACCTGTAA
- a CDS encoding KpsF/GutQ family sugar-phosphate isomerase: protein MMRDAAARMRPIDTTRDAEALAYGREVIRAEARALEGLAEQLDGGFLEAVAMIHNCRGAVIVTGIGKAGMIGQKLTATFASTGARAHFLHPAEAFHGDLGRVHNDDVVLALSQSGESSEVVQLLPAFKQFGVKIIAVTANHTSTLGRAAAVVLPLGKLQEACSLGLAPSTSTTAMLALGDALALAVSRQRGFRAEDFARFHPGGSLGLKLSGVDDHMRPIAECRVASANQSIREVLVTSTRPGRRSGAIMLLDADGRLSGLFTDSDLARLIERRSDAALDRPISEVMINAPTTVCSGERMTAAIEILTARKFSELPVVDQLGRPLGMIDVTDVVGMLPERSQPGVMQIEGYEEGDWEAPVVRLFAGEEDEQEFSWPFAELPETD from the coding sequence ATGATGAGGGATGCCGCCGCACGGATGCGGCCGATTGATACGACGCGCGACGCCGAGGCCCTCGCCTACGGCCGCGAAGTGATCCGCGCCGAAGCTCGCGCGCTCGAAGGGCTCGCCGAGCAACTTGACGGCGGGTTTCTCGAAGCCGTCGCAATGATTCACAACTGCCGCGGCGCGGTGATCGTCACCGGCATCGGCAAGGCCGGCATGATCGGTCAGAAGCTAACCGCCACGTTCGCCTCGACCGGCGCGCGAGCTCACTTCCTTCATCCTGCCGAAGCATTTCACGGCGACCTCGGTCGCGTGCACAACGACGACGTCGTGCTCGCCCTCTCGCAAAGCGGCGAGTCGAGCGAAGTCGTCCAGCTGCTGCCGGCGTTCAAACAATTCGGCGTGAAGATTATCGCCGTCACCGCGAATCACACGAGCACGCTCGGCCGCGCCGCCGCGGTGGTGCTGCCGCTCGGCAAACTGCAAGAAGCTTGCTCGCTCGGCCTCGCCCCCAGTACCAGCACGACGGCGATGCTCGCCCTCGGCGACGCCTTGGCGCTGGCCGTCAGCCGGCAACGCGGGTTCCGGGCCGAAGATTTTGCCCGCTTCCACCCAGGCGGTTCGCTGGGCCTGAAACTGAGCGGCGTCGACGACCACATGCGGCCGATTGCCGAATGCCGGGTCGCCAGCGCGAACCAATCGATCCGCGAAGTTCTCGTCACTAGTACCCGGCCGGGTCGTCGCAGCGGCGCCATCATGCTGCTCGACGCCGACGGCCGGCTGTCGGGGCTGTTCACCGACAGCGATCTCGCCCGGTTGATCGAACGGCGCAGCGACGCCGCACTCGATCGGCCAATCAGCGAGGTAATGATCAACGCGCCGACCACTGTTTGCTCAGGCGAGCGGATGACGGCGGCCATCGAAATTTTGACCGCACGGAAGTTCAGCGAGCTTCCCGTGGTCGACCAACTTGGGAGGCCCCTGGGCATGATCGACGTAACCGACGTGGTCGGGATGTTGCCCGAACGCAGCCAGCCAGGCGTGATGCAGATCGAAGGCTACGAAGAGGGTGATTGGGAAGCCCCGGTCGTCCGCCTGTTCGCAGGAGAAGAGGACGAGCAGGAATTCTCTTGGCCCTTCGCCGAGTTGCCGGAAACGGACTGA
- the glgC gene encoding glucose-1-phosphate adenylyltransferase, with amino-acid sequence MKDVLAVVLAGGKGSRLEPLTRDRAKPAVPFGGIYRIIDFTLSNCLNSGIRKILVLTQYKAMSLARHVTNGWRHLLCRELGEFIDVVPPQQRIDEQWYQGTADAVYQNIYTLEQERPKYVVILAGDHIYKMDYSKMVAYHIENAADLTIGALRVTPKEAREFGVMEIDASRRIIGFEEKVPNPKTIPGDPDHCLASMGIYVFNAPFLFDQLCQDATLPESAHDFGRNIIPSIINTHKVMAFPFQDENSKQDAYWKDVGTLDAYYEANIELTAVDPLLNMYDYHWPVRTDQPNLPPPKFVFDENSGRRGEAHDSIVAAGTIIAGGHVTRSIIGPKSRVEERAEVTESILFSGVHIGKGAIIRRAIIDKNVFIPDGAQVGVDLEADRRRGFEVTEKGVVVIPTIDGSEALFSR; translated from the coding sequence ATGAAAGACGTTCTGGCGGTCGTTTTGGCGGGTGGCAAAGGATCGCGGCTCGAGCCGCTCACTCGCGATCGGGCCAAGCCCGCCGTTCCCTTCGGCGGCATCTACCGGATCATCGACTTCACGTTATCGAATTGCCTCAACAGCGGCATTCGCAAGATCCTGGTCCTCACCCAGTACAAGGCGATGAGCCTCGCCCGCCACGTCACCAACGGCTGGCGGCATCTTCTCTGCCGCGAGCTGGGCGAATTCATCGACGTCGTGCCCCCGCAGCAGCGGATCGACGAGCAGTGGTACCAAGGGACCGCCGACGCGGTCTACCAAAACATCTACACGCTCGAACAAGAGCGGCCGAAGTACGTGGTGATCCTCGCTGGCGACCACATCTACAAGATGGACTACAGCAAGATGGTCGCCTACCACATCGAGAACGCCGCCGACCTCACGATCGGCGCCCTCCGCGTGACGCCCAAGGAGGCTCGCGAGTTCGGCGTGATGGAAATCGACGCGAGTCGGCGGATTATCGGCTTCGAAGAAAAAGTGCCGAACCCCAAGACGATTCCCGGCGACCCCGACCACTGCCTGGCATCAATGGGCATCTACGTCTTCAACGCGCCGTTCCTGTTCGACCAACTCTGCCAAGATGCGACGTTGCCGGAAAGCGCGCACGACTTCGGCCGAAACATCATTCCGTCGATCATCAACACCCACAAAGTGATGGCGTTCCCGTTCCAAGACGAGAACAGCAAGCAGGACGCTTACTGGAAGGACGTGGGGACGCTCGATGCGTACTACGAAGCCAACATCGAGCTAACGGCGGTCGATCCGCTGCTCAATATGTACGACTACCACTGGCCGGTGCGGACCGACCAGCCGAACCTGCCGCCGCCCAAGTTCGTGTTCGACGAGAACTCGGGCCGGCGCGGCGAAGCCCACGACAGCATCGTCGCCGCGGGGACAATCATCGCCGGCGGGCATGTCACGCGCTCGATCATCGGGCCGAAGAGCCGCGTCGAAGAACGGGCCGAAGTGACCGAGTCGATCTTGTTCTCGGGCGTTCACATCGGCAAAGGGGCGATCATCCGCCGCGCGATCATCGACAAGAACGTCTTCATCCCGGACGGCGCCCAAGTCGGCGTCGATCTGGAAGCCGATCGCCGCCGTGGGTTCGAGGTGACTGAAAAGGGCGTGGTGGTGATCCCGACGATCGACGGGTCGGAGGCGTTGTTCTCGCGGTAG
- a CDS encoding substrate-binding domain-containing protein produces the protein MTAGRSGLLLAGLIAVAIVFGYRANVYQQPTPKPMKSIVLVTGGSGPFWQLVEQGAKKASKDLDVDVIFKAPEDEENAGEQTDILSQLNLDEVDGVAISPLDPESQSPLINRMCEHALVITYDSDAPLSARDTYVGASNLAAGKLVAQLVREAAPSGGEVACVAVNFTKDNMKERREGFESGLAKSPNDAASKESEESEEKQPTYEIVEFLTDDSDNDRCRELAAKLLDEHPKLVCFVGMNAQHAGILLDVLKEKNRLDQVKVVGFDEASDTLDGIRGGEVYATVVQDPFRYGYESIRRIATICRGEEGLRPLSGTHSTYNIGVQAVRKDNVDAFQKQLDERLKNGKDKEAKEAGG, from the coding sequence ATGACCGCCGGACGCAGCGGGTTGCTGTTGGCAGGCTTGATCGCCGTCGCCATCGTCTTTGGATATCGAGCCAACGTCTACCAGCAGCCGACGCCAAAGCCGATGAAGTCGATCGTCTTGGTCACCGGCGGCTCCGGTCCGTTCTGGCAACTTGTCGAGCAAGGCGCCAAGAAGGCGTCGAAAGACCTCGACGTCGACGTCATCTTCAAAGCTCCGGAGGATGAGGAGAATGCAGGAGAGCAAACCGATATTCTCTCGCAGCTGAATCTCGACGAGGTCGACGGCGTAGCAATCAGCCCTCTCGATCCCGAATCGCAATCGCCGCTCATCAATCGCATGTGCGAGCACGCGCTGGTGATCACCTACGATTCCGACGCACCGCTTAGCGCCCGCGACACCTACGTCGGCGCGAGCAATTTGGCTGCAGGAAAATTAGTCGCCCAACTCGTCCGCGAAGCCGCGCCCTCTGGCGGAGAAGTCGCCTGCGTCGCCGTTAACTTCACCAAGGACAACATGAAGGAGCGTCGCGAAGGCTTCGAGAGCGGACTCGCCAAGTCGCCTAACGATGCGGCCTCAAAAGAGTCAGAAGAGTCAGAAGAAAAGCAACCGACGTATGAAATCGTCGAGTTCCTCACCGACGATAGCGACAACGACCGTTGCCGCGAACTAGCGGCGAAGCTTCTCGACGAGCATCCAAAGCTCGTCTGCTTCGTCGGCATGAACGCCCAACACGCCGGCATCTTGCTCGACGTACTCAAGGAAAAGAATCGGCTCGATCAGGTAAAGGTCGTCGGCTTCGACGAAGCGAGCGACACGCTCGACGGTATCCGCGGCGGAGAGGTCTATGCGACCGTCGTTCAAGACCCATTCCGCTATGGCTACGAATCGATCCGCCGCATCGCCACGATCTGCCGCGGCGAAGAGGGATTGCGGCCGCTGTCAGGGACGCACAGCACCTACAACATCGGCGTCCAGGCGGTGCGGAAGGACAACGTCGACGCCTTCCAGAAGCAGCTTGATGAGCGGCTGAAGAACGGCAAGGACAAGGAAGCGAAAGAGGCCGGCGGCTAG
- a CDS encoding alpha/beta hydrolase-fold protein, producing MTNLSEFWSDVSIAGHRCRAFEPSVPSPHGYAVLYLHDEAADDVDAWPAFSQLVERRGLRCLAPCTGRSWWTDRIWPPFDAELSTERFVLERLLAWLSEQWDVRPPQIALLGVGMGGQGALKLSYKHPNVFPICAAIAPTIDCHHALEAGDPTLNSLYRDAEQARQDTATLHIHPLNWPRHQWFCSDPADYLRHDGADRLRMKLYSLGVPYEADLEASADSDQVRYAERMLESALAFISERLERERLRV from the coding sequence ATGACTAATTTGTCAGAATTCTGGTCCGACGTTTCGATCGCAGGGCATCGCTGCCGTGCGTTCGAGCCGAGCGTCCCTTCGCCGCACGGCTACGCGGTGCTCTATCTGCATGATGAAGCGGCGGACGACGTCGACGCGTGGCCGGCGTTCAGCCAACTGGTCGAACGGCGCGGGCTGCGATGCCTCGCTCCCTGCACGGGGCGAAGTTGGTGGACCGATCGCATCTGGCCCCCATTCGATGCGGAGCTATCAACGGAGCGGTTTGTGCTGGAGCGACTCCTCGCGTGGCTGAGCGAGCAGTGGGATGTGCGGCCGCCGCAGATCGCGCTGCTCGGCGTCGGCATGGGAGGGCAGGGGGCGCTCAAGCTGAGCTACAAGCATCCCAACGTGTTTCCCATTTGCGCCGCGATTGCTCCGACGATCGACTGCCACCACGCGCTCGAAGCGGGCGACCCAACGTTGAACTCGCTCTACCGCGACGCCGAGCAGGCGCGGCAAGACACGGCGACGCTCCACATTCATCCGCTCAACTGGCCGCGGCATCAATGGTTCTGCAGCGATCCGGCCGATTACCTGCGGCACGATGGGGCCGATCGGTTGCGGATGAAGCTCTACTCGCTTGGCGTGCCGTATGAAGCCGATTTGGAAGCGAGTGCCGATAGCGATCAAGTGCGCTACGCCGAGCGGATGTTGGAGTCGGCGCTGGCGTTTATTTCCGAGCGTTTGGAACGTGAGCGGTTGCGCGTTTAG
- a CDS encoding glycosyltransferase has protein sequence MKQPRTILHLTSRLNGYGGTAMLRSLAASQSAAGERVVVGALTAEKLPAHALRDQGVAVQKLGSRWPIDVIAIGRLARLRRKLVADVTHAWDVRTLAQAALSGRRRPGSILIGSLLATGEATPWAIRVLRSIESRVTAFTVPEESARERLTKLGIAPQRIHVIAPGVPRGGAGERPHGRRMLLKELGLGDESKLIAVSGPLRRHRQVDEAIWAFELVRVIYPTARLLVVGDGPDRARLERFAEQTSEPGCVRFLGYRDDWRQLLPGVDVFWQLNASVTTPLALLEAGAAGVPAVASDVPAHRAAIVNDRTGMLVKLNDRAEAVRPTNDLIANPTRAERMGQAAAEHVAAKWSLDATLSAFDRLYERLIP, from the coding sequence ATGAAACAACCCCGCACGATCCTGCATCTCACGAGCCGCCTCAACGGTTATGGCGGAACCGCGATGCTGCGCTCGTTGGCGGCGAGCCAGTCGGCTGCGGGTGAACGAGTAGTCGTCGGAGCGCTCACCGCCGAGAAGCTGCCGGCGCACGCACTCCGCGATCAAGGCGTCGCTGTGCAGAAACTCGGTAGCCGCTGGCCGATCGACGTTATTGCGATCGGCCGGCTCGCGCGGTTGCGGCGAAAGCTGGTCGCCGACGTGACGCATGCCTGGGATGTGCGCACGCTGGCCCAAGCGGCGCTCTCGGGGCGACGGCGACCCGGCAGCATCCTCATCGGCTCGCTGTTGGCGACTGGCGAGGCGACGCCCTGGGCCATTCGCGTCTTACGCTCGATCGAGTCGCGCGTCACGGCGTTTACGGTGCCGGAAGAATCGGCCCGCGAGCGGCTGACAAAACTTGGCATCGCGCCGCAACGCATCCATGTGATCGCCCCGGGCGTGCCGCGCGGCGGCGCCGGCGAACGCCCGCACGGACGACGGATGCTATTGAAGGAACTCGGTCTCGGCGACGAATCCAAACTGATCGCCGTCTCGGGACCGCTGCGCCGCCATCGGCAAGTCGACGAAGCCATCTGGGCCTTCGAACTCGTACGGGTGATTTACCCCACGGCTCGCCTATTAGTCGTCGGCGATGGCCCAGACCGCGCGCGGCTTGAGCGATTCGCCGAACAAACGAGCGAACCAGGCTGCGTCCGCTTCCTCGGCTATCGCGACGATTGGCGTCAACTTCTGCCGGGGGTCGATGTCTTCTGGCAACTCAATGCGTCCGTAACGACGCCGCTCGCACTGCTCGAAGCGGGCGCTGCCGGGGTGCCGGCGGTCGCGAGCGATGTTCCGGCCCACCGCGCGGCCATCGTCAACGATCGGACGGGCATGCTGGTGAAACTCAACGACCGCGCCGAAGCGGTGCGCCCGACGAATGATTTGATCGCCAATCCCACGCGAGCGGAGCGGATGGGCCAAGCAGCGGCGGAACACGTTGCCGCAAAGTGGTCGCTCGATGCGACGCTCAGCGCCTTCGATCGCTTATACGAACGATTGATCCCCTAG